One window of Mesorhizobium sp. WSM4904 genomic DNA carries:
- a CDS encoding DUF4129 domain-containing protein: MTEPGTADAEWLARMHKQLLADDSIQFDLPALVRPEPPEWLRPLIEALAKLGPYMIYLFWGAVITGVAIIAFLLVLEAKGVAWRLPWRRARKEDETKEEWRPDAGAAQILLSEADALAARGDYDEAVHLLLRRSVADIATRLPDFLRPSLTARDIAAASSIPSRPRAAFSEIARIVEAALFARRPVGAEGWRQARGAYERFAFRDAWA; encoded by the coding sequence GTGACAGAACCGGGCACGGCCGACGCCGAATGGCTGGCCAGGATGCACAAGCAACTGCTGGCGGACGATTCCATCCAGTTCGACCTGCCGGCGCTGGTGCGGCCGGAACCGCCGGAATGGCTGAGGCCCCTGATCGAGGCCCTGGCGAAGCTCGGCCCCTATATGATCTATCTGTTCTGGGGCGCCGTGATCACCGGCGTCGCCATCATCGCATTCCTGCTCGTCCTCGAGGCGAAAGGTGTCGCCTGGCGGCTGCCATGGCGGCGCGCGCGCAAGGAGGATGAGACGAAGGAGGAATGGCGCCCGGACGCCGGCGCGGCGCAGATCCTGCTCTCCGAGGCCGACGCGCTCGCCGCGCGCGGCGACTATGACGAAGCGGTGCATCTTCTTTTGCGCCGCAGCGTCGCCGATATCGCCACTCGCCTGCCCGACTTCCTGCGCCCGTCGCTGACGGCGCGCGACATCGCCGCCGCAAGCTCCATCCCGTCCCGCCCCCGCGCGGCCTTCAGCGAGATCGCGCGCATCGTCGAGGCGGCGCTGTTTGCCCGCCGCCCGGTCGGCGCCGAGGGCTGGCGGCAGGCGCGCGGCGCCTATGAGCGCTTTGCCTTCCGGGATGCATGGGCATGA
- a CDS encoding DUF4350 domain-containing protein, protein MSAEGTEAAEAPFSRGTLFWGIFASLLAAAGFFLLSTYAPDFRQPEGGGTPFSKGGTGYAGLVEWLKLTNGQAPPMARGEKDLESPLASTFLLIVTIAPGSDPAALQRTVKLRSGKDTLFVLPKWVTIPQGGHEGWETKVERLPSTVVNDWLGRLAKAKLGEGKPTVDKIDVDGRKIAVPEELQWVADEHPLISAGDGKAVLTELDNEPFYILTDPDLINNAALKDEQTAAAALDMIAMLEPAKGAVMFDLTLHGIGQNYDLGKLLVEPPFLALTLSVLVAAALAFLHGLGRFGPPRAEGRAIAFGKRALVDTTAMLLKRAGRLQELGDRYAALMRQRAAALLGAPHGLQGEALDRWLDSRDKSEAHGFTQRFKTVNDSKTLAGMHEAAEELHDWTARRLGERR, encoded by the coding sequence ATGAGCGCGGAAGGAACGGAGGCAGCCGAGGCGCCGTTCAGCCGCGGAACGCTGTTCTGGGGCATCTTCGCCAGTCTGCTGGCCGCCGCCGGGTTCTTTCTCCTGTCCACTTACGCTCCCGACTTCCGCCAGCCCGAGGGTGGCGGCACGCCTTTCTCCAAGGGCGGCACAGGCTACGCCGGGCTAGTCGAATGGCTGAAGCTCACCAACGGGCAGGCGCCGCCCATGGCGCGCGGCGAGAAAGACCTGGAATCCCCGTTGGCATCGACCTTCCTGCTGATCGTCACCATCGCGCCCGGCAGCGACCCGGCAGCACTGCAGCGCACCGTAAAGCTCCGCTCGGGTAAGGACACGCTGTTCGTGTTGCCCAAATGGGTCACCATTCCGCAAGGCGGCCATGAGGGCTGGGAGACGAAGGTCGAGCGGCTGCCCAGCACGGTGGTCAACGACTGGCTCGGCCGCCTCGCCAAGGCGAAGCTCGGCGAAGGCAAGCCAACGGTCGACAAGATCGATGTCGACGGCCGCAAGATCGCAGTGCCGGAAGAGCTCCAGTGGGTGGCAGACGAGCATCCGCTGATCTCGGCGGGTGACGGCAAGGCTGTTCTCACCGAGCTCGACAACGAGCCGTTCTACATCCTGACCGATCCAGATCTCATCAACAACGCGGCGCTGAAGGATGAGCAGACGGCGGCCGCGGCGCTCGACATGATCGCCATGCTGGAGCCCGCCAAGGGCGCGGTGATGTTCGACCTGACGCTACACGGCATCGGCCAGAACTACGACCTCGGCAAGCTCCTGGTCGAGCCGCCTTTCCTGGCGCTGACGCTGTCTGTTCTGGTGGCGGCGGCACTTGCCTTCCTGCACGGGCTTGGCCGCTTCGGTCCGCCGCGCGCCGAGGGCCGCGCTATTGCCTTCGGCAAGCGGGCGCTGGTCGACACCACGGCGATGCTCCTGAAGCGCGCCGGGCGATTGCAAGAACTTGGCGATCGCTACGCGGCGCTGATGCGCCAGCGCGCCGCAGCCCTGCTTGGCGCGCCGCACGGGCTGCAGGGCGAGGCGCTCGACCGCTGGCTGGATTCCCGCGACAAAAGCGAGGCGCATGGCTTCACCCAACGGTTCAAGACTGTAAACGATTCCAAAACATTGGCCGGAATGCATGAAGCAGCGGAAGAGCTGCATGACTGGACGGCAAGGAGGCTTGGTGAACGTCGATGA
- a CDS encoding MoxR family ATPase — protein sequence MNVDEVKALATAIREEVAKAITGQRDTVDLMLTALFAGGHILLEGPPGTAKTMTARCFAQALGVSYGRIQFTPDLMPGDIVGANIYNFQTGQFTLTRGPIFCDLLLADEINRTPPKTQAALLEAMQEHAVTFDGTTHSLGRTFMVVATQNPIEHQGVYPLPEAQLDRFLFKHRVSYPDAQEERAIIIHHGGGADSHDIKQYGITAQTDRATLEAALATVGGVMLVEDVVGYIAALVRGTRESPDLEVGASPRAGAMLARAARARAALDGRSYVIPDDVKALAVPALRHRVILSPAAQIDGRLVEQIVSDLVDQTEAPR from the coding sequence GTGAACGTCGATGAAGTGAAAGCCCTGGCAACAGCGATCAGGGAAGAAGTGGCGAAGGCGATCACCGGGCAGCGCGACACGGTCGATCTGATGCTGACGGCGCTGTTTGCCGGCGGGCACATATTGCTCGAAGGCCCGCCGGGCACGGCAAAGACCATGACCGCGCGCTGCTTCGCGCAGGCGCTTGGCGTCTCCTACGGGCGCATCCAGTTCACGCCCGACCTGATGCCCGGCGATATCGTCGGCGCCAACATCTACAATTTCCAGACGGGCCAGTTCACGCTGACGCGCGGCCCGATCTTCTGCGACCTGCTACTTGCCGACGAAATCAACCGCACGCCGCCGAAGACGCAGGCCGCGCTTCTCGAAGCCATGCAGGAGCATGCCGTCACCTTCGACGGCACGACGCATTCACTTGGCCGCACCTTCATGGTGGTGGCGACGCAGAACCCGATCGAGCATCAGGGCGTCTATCCACTGCCCGAGGCACAGCTCGATCGCTTCCTGTTCAAGCATCGGGTCAGCTATCCGGATGCGCAGGAAGAGCGCGCCATCATCATTCACCATGGCGGCGGCGCGGACTCGCATGACATCAAACAATACGGCATCACGGCCCAGACCGACCGCGCCACGCTCGAGGCGGCCTTGGCTACGGTCGGCGGCGTCATGTTGGTCGAGGACGTCGTCGGCTATATCGCGGCCCTTGTGCGCGGCACGCGCGAGAGCCCGGATCTGGAGGTGGGTGCCAGCCCCCGCGCGGGCGCCATGCTGGCACGGGCCGCGCGCGCCAGGGCGGCGCTCGACGGCCGCAGCTATGTCATCCCCGACGACGTCAAGGCTTTAGCCGTGCCGGCGCTACGCCACCGCGTCATCCTCTCGCCGGCGGCGCAGATCGATGGGCGCCTGGTCGAGCAGATCGTCTCCGACCTCGTCGACCAGACGGAAGCGCCGCGTTGA
- a CDS encoding DUF58 domain-containing protein, which translates to MIYPSGRAVWAAAAGAIPAFMIALALPHVWYLGLLWICALLAFLAVDAAAGRGRSSLGATLTAPPQVGVGGRFTLHIAAGLGARTRRLQARVGHDQRLAPVNGTGGALPANGGTLDLEFDAVRRGIASFDRLWLRWQGPFGLVWNQAVLPMDRKVAVLPDVSRARDEAITLLQRSALADGHAQKRAGQGREFEALKDYQPGMGRRMIDWKRSARHGKLLAREFRIEENNNIVLAIDSGRLMCEPVDGVAKVDRAVTAALLSAFIALKGGDLVSLFSFDARPRVSSGAVRGSASFTMIQKRAAEIDYSTEETNFTLALTTLAAKLDRRSLVIVFTDFVDPISAELMLRTVGRLTERHLVLFMLMKDVELETLADMAPAAPEDVARAVTAGDLLRQRQVVIGRLRLLGAHVIEADHQRLGPVLVERYIQLKEENLL; encoded by the coding sequence TTGATCTATCCGAGCGGCAGAGCAGTGTGGGCAGCGGCGGCGGGGGCGATCCCCGCCTTCATGATAGCGCTCGCGCTGCCGCATGTCTGGTATCTCGGGCTGCTGTGGATCTGCGCGTTGCTCGCCTTCCTGGCGGTCGACGCGGCGGCCGGGCGCGGGCGCTCTTCCCTCGGCGCCACGCTGACCGCGCCGCCGCAGGTCGGCGTCGGCGGGCGTTTCACGCTCCATATCGCGGCCGGCCTCGGCGCGCGGACGCGCCGCCTGCAGGCGCGCGTAGGGCACGACCAGCGGTTGGCGCCGGTCAACGGCACCGGCGGCGCGCTGCCGGCGAATGGCGGTACGCTCGACCTCGAATTCGATGCGGTGAGACGCGGCATCGCCAGCTTCGATCGGCTCTGGCTGCGCTGGCAGGGACCGTTCGGGCTGGTCTGGAACCAGGCCGTGCTGCCGATGGACCGCAAGGTGGCGGTGCTGCCGGACGTCAGCCGCGCGCGCGACGAGGCGATCACGCTCTTGCAGCGCTCAGCGCTTGCCGACGGCCATGCGCAAAAGCGCGCCGGCCAGGGCCGCGAGTTCGAGGCGCTGAAGGACTATCAGCCCGGCATGGGCCGGCGCATGATCGACTGGAAGCGGAGCGCCCGCCACGGCAAGCTTCTGGCGCGCGAGTTCCGCATCGAGGAGAACAATAACATCGTTCTAGCAATCGACAGCGGCCGCCTGATGTGCGAGCCGGTCGACGGCGTGGCGAAGGTCGACCGGGCGGTGACGGCGGCGCTGCTGTCGGCCTTCATCGCGCTGAAGGGCGGCGACCTCGTCAGCCTGTTTTCCTTCGACGCCCGGCCGCGCGTCTCCAGCGGCGCCGTGCGCGGCTCGGCGAGCTTCACCATGATCCAGAAGCGCGCAGCAGAGATCGACTATTCGACCGAGGAGACCAATTTCACCCTGGCGCTGACGACGCTTGCGGCGAAGCTCGACCGGCGCTCGCTGGTCATCGTCTTCACCGATTTCGTCGATCCGATCAGCGCCGAGCTGATGCTGCGCACCGTGGGGCGGCTGACCGAGCGGCATCTGGTGCTGTTCATGCTGATGAAGGATGTCGAGCTGGAGACGCTGGCCGACATGGCGCCGGCGGCGCCGGAGGATGTCGCCCGCGCGGTGACTGCCGGCGACCTGCTCAGGCAGCGACAGGTGGTGATCGGGCGGCTGCGACTGCTCGGTGCCCATGTCATCGAAGCCGACCACCAGCGGCTCGGCCCGGTGCTGGTCGAGCGCTATATCCAGCTCAAGGAGGAAAACCTCTTATGA
- a CDS encoding stage II sporulation protein M — protein sequence MTLPAGTDAVRQSLASFRQEREADWKAFEALLARVEKRAPRALSEDELLSLPLLYRSALSSLSVARATSLDSALIAYLEALCLRGYFYLYGARRSLRTRIGDFFLHDWPAAIRDLWREVWTSVALTVIGAIAGYWLVASDKRWYDAIIAPSLAGGRNPDSSAEMLRSVLYGGGDHFLSGFAVYLFTHNTQVSILAFALGFAFAVPSVLIILMNGCMLGAIFQIYAAKGLGLQLGGWLSIHGTTELFAIAIAGAAGMRIGTSIAFPGELTRMAAAARAGRVAATAMVGVAVMLLFAGLLEGIGRQTITSDIARYSIGGGMLAFWICYFYLLRMVRHGDR from the coding sequence ATGACGCTGCCCGCCGGCACGGATGCCGTCCGCCAGTCCCTGGCGAGCTTCCGCCAGGAGCGCGAGGCCGACTGGAAGGCGTTCGAGGCGCTGCTTGCGCGCGTCGAAAAGCGCGCGCCGCGCGCGCTGTCGGAAGACGAGCTCTTGTCGCTTCCCCTGCTCTACCGCTCGGCGCTGTCCTCGCTGTCGGTGGCGCGCGCGACCTCGCTCGACAGCGCCTTGATCGCCTATCTCGAAGCGCTCTGCCTACGCGGCTATTTCTACCTCTATGGCGCGCGGCGATCTCTGAGGACGCGCATCGGCGACTTCTTCCTGCACGACTGGCCGGCGGCAATCCGCGACCTGTGGCGGGAGGTGTGGACGTCGGTCGCGCTCACGGTGATCGGCGCCATTGCCGGCTACTGGCTGGTCGCCTCCGACAAGCGCTGGTACGACGCCATCATCGCGCCGAGTCTCGCCGGCGGGCGCAATCCGGATTCGTCCGCCGAGATGCTGCGCAGCGTGCTCTACGGCGGCGGCGACCACTTCCTGTCGGGTTTCGCCGTCTATCTCTTCACCCACAACACGCAGGTGTCGATCCTGGCCTTCGCGCTCGGCTTCGCTTTCGCGGTGCCGAGCGTGCTGATCATCCTGATGAATGGCTGCATGCTGGGCGCCATCTTCCAGATCTATGCCGCCAAGGGGCTCGGCTTACAGCTTGGCGGCTGGCTGTCGATCCACGGCACGACCGAGCTGTTCGCGATCGCGATCGCGGGCGCGGCCGGCATGCGCATCGGCACCAGCATCGCCTTTCCAGGCGAGCTGACGCGCATGGCCGCGGCCGCCCGAGCCGGACGGGTTGCGGCGACCGCCATGGTCGGCGTCGCCGTGATGCTTTTGTTTGCCGGCTTGCTCGAAGGCATCGGCCGGCAGACGATCACCAGCGACATCGCCCGCTATTCCATCGGCGGCGGCATGCTGGCGTTCTGGATCTGCTATTTCTACCTGTTGCGGATGGTGCGGCATGGCGACCGCTAG
- a CDS encoding RDD family protein — MATARNPAAHVRPLVTPEGVDLRVKLADAGTRASGFLLDVVIIIIAAIVVSIVALFGLGGLGVKDAEPLFVVWIIFIFLLRNVYFIAFEAGRRAATPGKGMVGVRVASRSGAGLSLDQVIARNLMREIEVFLPLSILAARGSAGVADTLSTIFGLVWALLFSLFPLFNRDRLRIGDLLAGTWVVEAPKVALLEDLSQRKDPIAARFQFSAAQLDAYGIAELHKLEEVLRRDDYFAMKAVAETIGRKIGARVEPADSKAFLTAYYGELRAHLERKLLLGNRKADKYAR, encoded by the coding sequence ATGGCGACCGCTAGGAACCCCGCCGCCCACGTGCGCCCGCTGGTCACGCCGGAGGGCGTGGACCTGCGCGTCAAGCTGGCGGATGCCGGCACGCGGGCTTCGGGATTCCTGCTCGATGTGGTGATCATCATTATCGCCGCGATCGTTGTCAGCATCGTCGCGCTGTTCGGCCTGGGCGGCCTCGGCGTGAAGGACGCCGAACCGCTCTTCGTCGTCTGGATCATCTTTATCTTCCTGCTGCGCAACGTCTATTTCATCGCCTTCGAGGCGGGCCGGCGGGCGGCGACGCCGGGAAAGGGCATGGTCGGCGTCCGCGTCGCCTCGCGCAGCGGCGCGGGCCTTAGCCTCGACCAGGTCATCGCGCGCAATCTGATGCGCGAGATCGAGGTGTTCCTGCCGCTGTCGATCCTCGCCGCGCGCGGCAGCGCCGGCGTGGCCGATACGCTTTCGACCATCTTCGGCCTGGTGTGGGCGCTGCTGTTCTCGCTGTTTCCGCTGTTCAACCGCGACCGCTTAAGGATCGGCGACCTGCTCGCCGGCACCTGGGTGGTCGAAGCGCCGAAAGTAGCGCTGCTCGAGGATCTGTCACAGCGCAAGGACCCAATCGCGGCCCGCTTCCAGTTCAGCGCCGCACAGCTCGACGCCTACGGCATCGCCGAGCTGCACAAGCTGGAGGAAGTGCTGCGCCGCGACGACTATTTCGCGATGAAGGCGGTAGCGGAAACGATCGGCCGCAAGATCGGCGCCAGGGTGGAGCCTGCCGATTCCAAGGCCTTCCTCACCGCCTATTACGGCGAGCTCAGGGCGCATCTGGAACGCAAGCTGCTGCTCGGGAACAGGAAGGCGGATAAGTACGCGCGGTGA
- a CDS encoding D-lyxose/D-mannose family sugar isomerase produces MKRSIINDIIRDADAFIRSFGYIMPPFAYWSPEEMKAHKADSAAIFSSRLGWDITDYGQEKFDELGLFLFTVRNGRYADMKLGMGMLYAEKIMISRKDQLSPMHRHNIKAEDIINRGGGKLVLELFMHDRDGGIDPKAEVSVPVDGTITRLPAGGLLKLDPGQSVTLLPGVWHAFWAEGKDVLIGEVSTVNDDLTDNVFRDPIGRFSNVEEDVAPLHLLVSDYEKWVG; encoded by the coding sequence ATGAAACGCTCGATCATCAACGACATTATCCGCGACGCCGACGCCTTCATCCGCTCGTTCGGCTACATCATGCCGCCCTTCGCCTACTGGAGCCCGGAAGAGATGAAGGCGCACAAGGCGGACTCCGCGGCCATCTTCAGCTCGCGTCTCGGCTGGGACATCACCGACTATGGCCAGGAGAAGTTCGACGAGCTGGGCCTCTTTCTGTTCACCGTGCGCAACGGCCGCTACGCGGACATGAAGCTCGGCATGGGCATGCTGTATGCCGAAAAAATCATGATCTCGCGCAAGGACCAGCTGTCGCCGATGCACCGCCACAACATCAAGGCCGAGGACATCATCAACCGCGGCGGCGGCAAGCTGGTGCTGGAACTGTTCATGCACGACCGCGACGGCGGCATCGATCCGAAAGCCGAAGTGTCGGTGCCGGTAGACGGCACCATCACCAGATTGCCGGCGGGCGGGCTCCTGAAGCTCGACCCGGGCCAGAGCGTCACACTGCTGCCCGGCGTCTGGCACGCCTTCTGGGCCGAAGGCAAGGACGTGCTGATCGGCGAGGTCTCGACCGTCAATGACGATCTCACCGACAACGTCTTCCGCGATCCTATCGGCCGCTTCTCCAATGTCGAGGAGGATGTGGCGCCGCTGCACCTGCTGGTGTCCGACTATGAGAAGTGGGTGGGGTAG